Proteins from one Impatiens glandulifera chromosome 2, dImpGla2.1, whole genome shotgun sequence genomic window:
- the LOC124926632 gene encoding histone H2A-like: protein MESTTKAKKGAGGRKAGGPKAKSVTRSVKAGLQFPVGRIGRFLKKGRYSQRIGSGAPVYLAAVLEYLAAEVLELAGNAARDNKKNRIIPRHLLLAVRNDEELGKLLAGVTIAHGGVLPSINPVLLPKKVEKATKEPKSPSKATKSPKKSA from the exons ATGGAATCAACAACAAAAGCAAAGAAGGGTGCCGGAGGTAGGAAGGCCGGCGGTCCAAAGGCGAAATCAGTAACCCGGTCTGTGAAAGCCGGTTTGCAATTCCCCGTCGGTCGTATCGGCCGTTTCCTAAAGAAAGGTCGATATTCTCAGCGTATCGGTAGCGGAGCTCCGGTTTACTTGGCTGCTGTTCTTGAATACCTAGCCGCCGaa GTGTTGGAATTGGCTGGAAACGCGGCTAGAGATAACAAGAAGAACAGGATTATTCCTAGACATCTTTTATTGGCTGTAAGGAATGATGAAGAGCTTGGGAAGTTGTTGGCCGGAGTTACAATTGCTCACGGTGGTGTTCTTCCGAGTATTAACCCTGTTCTTCTTCCAAAGAAGGTTGAAAAGGCAACTAAAGAACCCAAGTCACCATCAAAGGCTACTAAGTCACCCAAGAAGTCTGCTTAA